A window of the Vanessa cardui chromosome 25, ilVanCard2.1, whole genome shotgun sequence genome harbors these coding sequences:
- the LOC124540477 gene encoding uncharacterized protein LOC124540477: MELKMAQANQRNRFFKLSLKKNRMKSNRESDVVVLDESFDNLRSEFMTNGHSKPQNYSPIVINDSCDNLFDQLLLDKTPSKSGNVSLNLTNDFTSPAKKDSRPSIGGWSPAQNIICATPKHDTIPSTPLDKANVTSEQCSIKKIQDSHHKLLSDLYGESWKSIPTLFKNLQQNHDNLDGISKKLHFNDEEDSDKENIRFDLKRNKALYLTDSEIKKKNDLVDIERRSKKKLYTEKIPSIPDPDPEPETPKQKSTKNKNINSSTKKTKPLSVTDLVKVMRNDVDLITKKVKSVTVTPQKAEIKRLSFVGSLADNVPSWRCHVEALQYHDNYKKLREQLARRLYVEFNKTVFDNALDADMPIIWDTKLRSTAGTTTNRLIKTARGDRIRTSSIKLSTKVIDAVQRLRDTLIHELCHAATWLIDGELRAGHGPLWKKWATRALREFPELGEISRCHTMEIHYKYAYKCTKCGYSVKRHSKSIDITKKCCGYCRGTFEIIVNKKNKDGVIVSTPARKGGPNDFALFVKQNYGTLKDGTKTHAQVMKLLGEQFSAKKNKKQEKEELCDLNSD; the protein is encoded by the exons aTGGAATTAAAAATGGCCCAAGCTAACCAACGAAACC GATTTTTCAAGCTCTCTTTGAAGAAAAATAGAATGAAATCGAACCGTGAATCAGATGTCGTAGTTCTCGACGAATCATTTGATAATTTACGCTCCGAATTTATGACAAAT GGTCACTCCAAGCCTCAGAATTATTCTCCAATTGTAATCAACGATTCCTGTGACAACTTATTTGATCAATTATTATTGGACAAGACTCCGAGTAAATCGGGCAAT GTTTCCCTTAATTTGACGAATGACTTCACATCACCAGCTAAGAAAGACTCTAGACCTAGTATAGGAGGCTGGTCGCCCGCCCAGAATATTATATGTGCTACTCCCAAACATGACACGATTCCTTCCACACCATTGGACAAAGCTAATGTGACGTCAGAACAATGCTCTATTAAGAAAATACAAGATTCACATCATAAGTTACTGAGTGATCTATATGGAGAATCTTGGAAGTCGATACCGacattattcaaaaatttacaacaaaatCATGACAATTTAGATGGTATTTCtaagaaattacattttaacGATGAAGAGGACAGCGACAAAGAGAACAtacgatttgatttgaaaagaaataaagCTCTATATTTAACGGACTCGgagattaaaaagaaaaatgatttAGTTGATATTGAAAGAAGATCTAAAAAGAAATTATACACAGAAAAGATTCCTAGTATCCCCGACCCTGATCCTGAACCCGAAACACCCAAGCAAAAAtcgaccaaaaataaaaatataaatagttcaaCAAAGAAAACCAAGCCTTTATCAGTTACCGATCTAGTAAAAGTAATGAGGAATGATGTTGATTTAATAACAAAGAAAGTAAAAAGTGTAACAGTTACCCCTCAGAAGGCTGAAATAAAGAGGCTCAGTTTCGTTGGATCATTAGCGG ATAATGTTCCATCTTGGCGGTGTCACGTTGAAGCATTACAGTATCATGATAACTATAAGAAATTACGAGAACAACTCGCCAGACGTCTGTATgttgaattcaataaaacagtATTTGACAATGCGCTGGACGCAGATATGCCAATTATATGGGATACTAAATTGAGAAGTACGGCTGG AACAACAACAAATAGACTGATAAAAACGGCAAGAGGTGACAGAATACGTACATCAAGTATAAAACTATCAACAAAAGTAATTGACGCCGTGCAAAGATTACGTGACACTCTGATTCATGAACTATGTCACGCTGCAACGTGGCTCATAGATGGCGAGCTCAGAGCGGGACACGGGCCATTATGGAAGAAATG GGCAACACGAGCGTTAAGAGAGTTTCCAGAGCTTGGTGAGATATCAAGATGTCACACTATggaaatacattataaatatgcatataaGTGTACCAAATGCGGTTACAg TGTTAAAAGACATTCAAAATCAATAGACATAACGAAAAAGTGTTGCGGCTATTGCCGGGGAACATTTGAAATTATAGTCAATAAGAAGAACAAGGACGGCGTTATCGTCTCAACGCCAGCTAGAAAGGGAGGTCCGAATGATTTCGCGTTATTCGTCAAACAGAACTATGGTACCCTAAAGGATGGTACGAAAACACACGCTCAAGTTATGAAATTGTTAGGAGAACAGTTTTCAgctaaaaagaataaaaaacaagaaaagGAAGAACTTTGTGATCTTAATAGTGATTAA